In the genome of Maribacter forsetii DSM 18668, the window TGCTTTTGGTTCTGGTGAACAGTGGCAATCATGGATTCATATATCAGATTTAGCTGGTATATTTTTACATATAACCAAGTATAAATTAAAAGGGACATATAATGGTGTTGCGCCAAATCCTGTAACTAATATGAAGTTGGTAAAAGAGATTGCCAAGGCTTTAGATCAACCTTTGTTTCTACCTAATGTTCCAAAATTTGTAATGTATACCGTACTTGGTCAAATGGCATATATCTTATTTGCCAGTCAGCGTGTAAGCAGTAAAAAAATAGAAGAAGAAGGTTTTATATTTCAATATGCCAATATTTGTCAAGCACTTAGTACTATTTATGATACAAATGCTGCGTGTGTAGATGCTAAAAATAATACAGTGAAACAATTTGTGTCATAGAAACTTTTTCATTTGTCAGATATAATTAAATCCGCTTTTAGGCGGATTTTTTTTTAATCTTTTGTGACATTTTGACATTTTTAAAGAATTGGCAGTACTTTTGCCTGCTTTTAATCAGCGAATTAAATTACAATAAGTTATGAGTGATAAAGAAAACACTTTGGATGAAGAATTCTTGGATGATGCGCTATTAGATGGCGAAGAGCAAGAACAAAAGCTGGAGAGTGAAGAGGAAGGGGAAGAAAAGTCTGTAGAAGAGACACTTAATGAGGAACTGGCGAAAGAGAAAGATAAGTTTTTGAGATTGTTTGCAGAATTTGAGAATTATAAAAGACGTACTTCTAAAGAACGTATGGAGTTGTTCAAAACTGCAGGACAAGAAGTGATAGTTTCATTATTGCCTGTATTGGATGATTTTGACAGAGCAATGAAAGAATTGGCGAAGTCAGATGACAAAGAAGCTTTTAAAGGTGTAGAGCTAATTAACGTTAAGCTTAGAGAAACACTAAAAGGTAAAGGTTTAGAAATGGTTGAGGCAAATGCAGGTGATGTATTCGATGCAGAAATACATGAAGCAATTACTCAAATACCGGCTCCTGATAAAAAGATGAAAGGTAAAATTATCGATGTCATCGAAAAAGGATTTAAGTTGGGCGACCGTATCATTAGGCATCCAAAAGTAGTAGT includes:
- a CDS encoding nucleotide exchange factor GrpE, whose translation is MSDKENTLDEEFLDDALLDGEEQEQKLESEEEGEEKSVEETLNEELAKEKDKFLRLFAEFENYKRRTSKERMELFKTAGQEVIVSLLPVLDDFDRAMKELAKSDDKEAFKGVELINVKLRETLKGKGLEMVEANAGDVFDAEIHEAITQIPAPDKKMKGKIIDVIEKGFKLGDRIIRHPKVVVGN